One region of bacterium genomic DNA includes:
- the cas7u gene encoding type I-U CRISPR-associated RAMP protein Csb1/Cas7u: MTIDYDKLRESPRLLMEAKLQPLQGHRFQPTGFADLGPARYTLPDGTEMLLVESVQSVANRMEMACWDQSTDDLIDGLKGLPYIRVRSHSGGVLTNSVLEAHRINSPYILEGQDRSVYDRLKEEAAGMETGAVDIRA; encoded by the coding sequence ATGACCATCGATTACGACAAGCTCAGGGAATCCCCCCGCCTGCTCATGGAGGCGAAACTCCAACCGCTCCAGGGCCACCGCTTCCAGCCCACGGGCTTCGCCGACCTCGGCCCGGCCCGCTATACGCTCCCCGACGGGACCGAGATGCTCCTGGTAGAATCCGTCCAGTCCGTCGCCAACCGCATGGAAATGGCTTGCTGGGACCAGTCAACAGACGACCTCATCGATGGCCTCAAGGGACTGCCGTACATCCGTGTCCGGTCCCACAGCGGCGGTGTGCTGACCAACTCCGTTCTTGAGGCCCATCGCATCAATTCGCCGTATATCCTGGAAGGACAGGACAGGAGCGTCTACGACAGGCTCAAAGAAGAGGCCGCGGGGATGGAAACCGGGGCAGTCGACATCCGGGCA